From one Passer domesticus isolate bPasDom1 chromosome 15, bPasDom1.hap1, whole genome shotgun sequence genomic stretch:
- the LOC135281167 gene encoding uncharacterized protein LOC135281167, with the protein MGRLDDHAKRRIVELRRAGLSFRKIKKVLELDDIRVTPQAVYLFLKRKSVEPGSVAPGWDGDQPWPPLQGHEAEPPRLLGTQHPALPSGDPMGSRAPCRAGSQDTKEGIQIVSVASLCKDGGQLGDTLAVGLAPGNGDDSSTGTVLAPGTALGGLAPLPQPLPSRGQLVTPPTQNSALVVKKKTVDRAILLQKKVKDASTQTALPNSVCPGNHSLAWGGPVPPTAPSCPAIAEKLDAVQMEVQKLSQALHAVLERQCRLERQQEHQQRLQQEVLMTLQQLSSTVSHGAVPATQSCGPFSSMAEPSPSMPNFSQFKMELI; encoded by the exons ATGGGCCGGCTGGACGACCATGCCAAGAGGAGGATCGTGGAGctgcgcagggctgggctgagcttcCGCAAGATCAAGAaggtgctggagctggatgACATCCGGGTGACGCCGCAGGCCGTGTACCTCTTCCTCAAGAGGAAGAGTGTGGAGCCGGGGTCAGTGGCccctggctgggatggggacCAGCCCTGGCCCCCGCTGCAGGGGCATGAGGCTGAGCcccccaggctgctgggcaccCAGCACCCTGCACTGCCCTCCGGGGATCCTATGGGCAGCCGggcaccctgcagggctggcagccaggaCACCAAGGAAGGCATCCAGATTGTCAGTGTGGCCTCACTCTGCAAGGACGGTGGGCagcttggggacactttggctgtggggctggcccCTGGAAATG GTGATGACAGCTCCACAGGCACAGTCCTGGCACCAGGAACTGCTCTGGGGGGCCTTgcccccctgccccagccacTGCCCAGCCGAGGGCAGCTGGTTACACCCCCCACCCAGAACTCAGCCCTGGTGGTGAAAAAGAAGACAGTGGACAGGGCTATCCTCCTGCAGAAAAAG GTCAAAGATGCCAGCACTCAGACTGCCTTGCCAAACTCTGTGTGTCCAGGAAATCACAGCCTTGCTTGGGGCGGACCAGTGCCCCCaactgctcccagctgccctgccaTTGCCGAGAAGCTGGATGCTGTACAGATGGAGGTGCAGAAGCTGAGCCAGGCCCTGCATGCGGTGCTGGAGCGGCAGTGCCGCCTGGAACGCCAGCAGGAGCACCAGCAGcggctgcagcaggaggtgctgatgacactgcagcagctcagctccaccgTGAGCCACGGCGCTGTGCCAGCCACCCAGTCCTGTGGCCCCTTCAGCAGCATGGCTGAGCCCTCACCCAGCATGCCAAACTTCAGCCAGTTCAAGATGGAGCTGATCTGA